tatatatcgcacgatgattattatgcttatgatgtttagttgaaagtttatgttttctggtttggggagttatgtcctacatagctcttcttactgggcgttagctcacgggtactctgtgtgcaggtaaaggcaaagcaaagcagtgagtggtgcgggctcgaggcatggacgaaacatgttagaggctgggctccagttattttatgtttttttgaaataaatgttatgtttttaaattttcagacttgaatggttattttctttatgttttgttattaaacccagcgtccaacatttttatttttaaataatgagatctcattgtctgcttaaattttaaataaatatgttctcttagtgtcttaaagtatttattgtttattatttttaaatggactccctaagtaacgtctcgggaaattggggcattacaatatggtatcagagcaaaaCGGTCCTAAAGAATCTGTGATAAGCCCTAAAATGTAAAGTTCATCGCCAAGGACGAGCTCGACTCACTGTACTGTAAGCGGTTAAAGATTACTTAAGAATTTTTGCTTTTTGACTATGCACAATTACGTACTTAGTGTTCTCTTATAATGATCTCTTACCGCAATAATTCCTTttcattataagttatttacgTGTGTGGTTCAGGAAATTGAGAATGCTCCCTCGTAGATCAGTCAGAGTAGGACGTGGTCGAGGTAGGGGGAGAGCAGCAATGAATGCAGCATAACCCGAACCGCCACAAGGATGGGAGGAACGTTTTGCGAGAATGGAggagaccattcaaagacagAACGCAGAGATCAATCAACTGAGGCAGCAAGCTGGGCCACCTGTAAGGTCTGAAGCACCAATGGTTAGTCAGCCACCTGCCATCGTAGGGTTACCAGTTGCAGAGAATCGTATGGAGCCTTTGTTTGAAAGGTTTCGAAAGCAACACCCACCAGTGTTTGAAGGCAGCATCGATCCTGTCCAGGCAGAGGAGTGGATCAGTGGGATGGAGAGGATCTTGAACATGATGGGAGTTCAAGGAAATGAACGAGTGGTGTGCACATCTTtcatgctgagaaaagatgctcggatttggtgggaggtggtggagCAATCACGGGATGTTAACACTATGGATTGGGACGGATTCAAACAGGTGTTTAATGATAAATACTACAACTCAGCAGTGTTAGCAGCAAAAATGGATGAATTTACCAAGCTGACTCAAGGTAATCTCTCGGTGACAGAatatgcacagaagttcgatcggttggcgaagtttgcCAAGGATCTTGTACCTACTGACAAGGTACGAGCGGACCGGTTTGTGAGAGGTCTAAAACcaatgatagctcgggatgtagaGATTTTTTCTAGAGGTGCTTTCACCTATGATGAAGTGGTGGAAATGGCTCTTACAGCTGAAAGAAGCGAAGAGAGAATCTGGAAAGATAATGCTGCTAGAAGAGATGCTAAGAAGAGTGGGGCAGCCACCTCCACTGACAATAGGAAAAGGGGACAGGACCAGCCAAGCCAAGCCAGAAATGATAAACGGCCCAAGCCCAACAATGACAACCGTCCTGGTGGAAATGGTAGAAGAAACATTCCACCTTGCCCTAAGTGCACAAAACGCCATCTTGGTGAGTGCAGATCTGGAGTTTGCTACAAATGTGGGAAGGAAGGTCATGTGAAGCGTAATTGTCCGACATGGGAACAATCTGGCAGTAAGAAAGAACAGAAGAAGGATGACAAGTACGTCCCAGCCAGAGTCTTCACCATCACCCAAGCTGAAGCTGAGGCAAGTCCTTTCGTTGTAACAGGTCAAATCCCTATGGCCAATATCACATGTAAAGTTTTATTTGATTCTGGTGCATCAGACTCTTTTATTTCTAGTAGAACTGTAAATGTTGTAAATGCACCTAGTGAAATATTtaatgtggggtttgggactatgttACCTTCTGGGGAAATTGTAATATCTAAAAATTGGGTTAAAGCAGTACCTTTATGGATAGGTGGGAGGGAATTGtatgtagacctgattgtattAGATTTGTATGATTTTGATGTAATTCTGGGGATGGATTTTCTTTCCAAATACGGGGCATctatcgactgcaaacgcaagaaagtggtCTTTGCACCGGAAGGCGGAGATCTGTTTGAGTTCGAAGGCATAAGCAAGAAACCCAAAACTCCTATCATATCAGCGATGAGAGCTAGAGAAATGTTGCAACACGGATGTTTGGGGTATCTCGTGAACATTGTCAATGAAACCGAAGAGACAGAAAGGAGACCTGAAGAGACAAGAGTTGTAGCTGAGTTCCTCGATGTTTTTCCAGAAGAACTGCCAGGTTTACCTCCGCACAGGGAGATAGAATTTGTAATTGATTTGATGCCCGGGACAACGCCAGTATctcgagcaccatacagaatggcaccagcagaattgaaagagcTCAAAACTCAATTGGAGGAATTACTAAAgctggggttcatcagaccgagctaATCTCCTTGGGGcgcaccagtgctttttgtcaagaagaaagatgggtctatgaggatgtgtattgattatcgggaGCTGAATAAGGTCACAATAAAGAACAGATATCCTTTGCCGAgaatagatgatctgtttgaccagCTTCAGGGGACCAaggtgttttcaaagatcgatcttcgaTCGGGATACCATCAATTGAGGATCAAGAATgatgatataccaaagacagccttcATAACCAGGTACGAGCATTACGAATTTCTGGTGATGTCGTTTGGACTCacaaatgccccagcagcttttatggacctcatgaacagggttttcaaggagtacttggatcagtttgtcattgtgttcatagatgatatattGGTCTACTCCAAGACAGAAGAAGAACATGAGGATCATTTACGTCTGACCTTGCAACGATTAAGACAACATCAACTATATGCCAAatacaagaagtgtgagttctggttatctgaggttggttttctgggtcatattgtcaccGATGGAGGAGTGAAAGTAGATCCTGCAAAGATTGCTGCAGTGAAAgaatggccaagaccaaagaatgcctcGGAAGTCAGAAGTTTTCTAGGTTTGGCGGGCTATTATAGGAGGTTTGtcgaagggttttcaaagatagccgcaccgatgacagaattgacaagaaagaatctgaagttcaatTGGTCACATAAATGCGAGCAGAGCTTCCATGAATTGAAGAGTCGGCTTATATCAGCACCTGTACTCAGTTTACCCTCAGAGGATGGGCagttcgtggtttactgtgatgcgtcaaaacaagggttgggatgtgtactgatgcagtctggtaaggtgatagcATATGCCTCTAGGCAACTCAaagattatgagcagaggtatccgacaCACAACCTGGAATTAGCAGCGGTTGTCTTTGCACTGAATATTTGGCGTCACTATCTCTATGGGGTGAAATGTGAGatttacaccgatcacaagagcctcaaatacttcttcacccagaaggagttaaatatgagacagaggagatggttggagttagtcaaggattatgactgcgacatACTATACCACCCTggtaaagccaatgttgtggcagatgcactTAGTCGCAGAGGGCTGGGAATGGTTTCTTCTTTACAAGGAGTATCAAGGAAGATCCTAGAAGAAATGGAACGCGCTGGTATAGAACTGATCACAGGAAAACTTGCAAAGGTTACACTTTAGTCCACCTTGTTAGAAAGGATCAGGGAAGGACAAAATGCAGACAAGAAGTTAAGTGACCTAAAGCAAGAGATGCAGGATGGGAATGCCAAGGATTTCACTATGTCAGATACTGGACTAATCAGATTCAAGGGGCGTATTTGTGTGCCAAACAATGATGAGCTGAGGAAAGAGATTCTGGCAGAAGCTCATACTACCCCATATTCAGTTCACCCCGGGACCACTAAGATGTACCACGACCTTAAggtattgtattggtggccgggaatgaaaaaggatgtagtggaatatgtggcaaaATGCTTAACCTGCCAGCAGGTTAAGGCAGAACATCAAAGACCAGCGGGGCTACTGCAACCGTTgaatattcctgaatggaaatgggatgagatatctatggattttgtgacggggttacctaggaccacaaaacagCATGATGCAATTTGggtaattgtggataggtataccaagttggCTCACTTCCTACCGGTGCGCATGACTTATTCTATGGATCAGTTCGCCGAGTTGTACATGAATGAGATAGTACGGCTACATGGGACACCGTACTCTATTGTGTGCGATCGGGATGCTCGGTTTACATCATCATTCTAGGAGAGTTTACAGAGAGCGATGGGAACtcggttgaagttcagtacagcttatcacccAGAAACGGATGGTCAGACCGAGAGAACAAATCAGATCCtagaagatatgctcagagcgtgtgtcatTGACTTTCAGGGATCCTGGAGTAGATACTTGCCACtaattgagttttcgtacaacaacagctaccaatcTACCATCGGGGTAGCaccatatgaaatgttgtatggaagaaagtgtaggtccCCACTTCACTGGGATGAACTAggagagagaaaactacttgGACCCGATGCAGTGCAACACACCAATGAGGCTATTCAGAAAATCAGGGCTAGAATGGTCAcatctcagagcagacagaagtcTTATCCAGACCTAAAGCGCAAGCACGTTGAGTttgaagttggtgatcatgtatttcttCGTGTGACTCCAAGGAAAGGAATCTCGGTGAAGAGGTTTGGCAAGAGGGGAAAGCTAAGTCCCAGATatgtcggaccttttgagattttggatagagTGGGCAATGTGGCTTATAGGGTAGCTTTACCACCATCATTGTCTGGggtgcacaatgtatttcatgtgtcacaACTTCGAAAATATGTATCCGACCCATCGCATGTGCTGAGCTACGAGACCTTGGGTTTGCAGGAGGATTTGTCATTCGATGAGCGTCCAGTGAAAATACTCGATCGAAAGGACAAAGTTCTAAGGAATAAGACCATTTCCTTTgtaaaggtattgtggaggaacagtgtTGTtcaggaggcaacctgggaattagagtcTGATATGCTGCAGCAGTACCCCGAGTTGTTTGAAtaaaatttcgggacgaaatttctttttagggggggataattgtaatatccgttttcccggaagggcaatttcgtaattttcccattgtgtgcatccttgtcattttttttttttcttttcctttgatgaattattggatatgtatgactttcaatgaaaataaaattcatggtttctcatgtttgagtttttgtggaatcacaacatgagaataatgtcaagtgaataaataatggatcgggttaagttattttattaatttaaaaattataatagtaattattattattattattatgagcataatagtaataataatatgcttaaaattattttatcttattatgtgtaatttttggtttgccataatattaaatattagaatttgtgaaaagaccataataccctcaagtttgggattggttcaaggggcattttagagactttatttcttctgttttaacatgattaaatattcataaaattgattaaattttcgaaatttaactGATAATATCAGTTATGGAACttagttaatttattttattttttaaagaaaaaaaaaaaaaatttcttgaaaaaaggattttaccacttcaaacgctaatttatttttttaaacctaTTCTAAAACGTGTTACCATGATAATATATTGGAGAAATCGTGGGAATATTGAGGGAATCAAAGGATTGAAAAGAGAGAGTGTTATtatcgttttttttttaaagagaagaaatttttgagttcttgcacttgggaaaaatctgggcagtaatgaacattgtagaatcattctaggagaggaaataaacattttgagtgtgagaaatacatttataaagcctcggattgtgattcaccatttttatccaagaaaatgcatattcttggataattttggatttaagtgtgttcaagagtgtatggtgtgcgtggttggtgataaacaagcttaggggactccaatAATCGGTTTTGACGTGAAGAAACGGGCTGAAATGGTCTAGAGCTAGAAAAACTAATTTTGAGCTCCATTTTTGGCAGTACACCGgacttggagaagaagacttcggaACAAGGGTTTACGGACATCTTTTTGGGCTGGGGTCTATTGTTTTGAAGTTCTGGACATAAGGGGATCATTTTCCAAGCAAGAGAAGGGTTGGAAAGCAGCAAAACTCAGCCATAGAGTCGCCGTCGCCGGAGAAGAAGACAAAACCGGCGATATATCCGGCGAACCCGATCTGGGTGTTTACTGAGGTGTTTTTTtggtttttcaatcttaaaaattagtacattaattttagagcattttccaactggtttcatatttttctttgaattattatgatttattgaagtttaaaaaaagattaatta
The genomic region above belongs to Humulus lupulus chromosome 1, drHumLupu1.1, whole genome shotgun sequence and contains:
- the LOC133829853 gene encoding uncharacterized protein LOC133829853, with amino-acid sequence MEETIQRQNAEINQLRQQAGPPVRSEAPMVSQPPAIVGLPVAENRMEPLFERFRKQHPPVFEGSIDPVQAEEWISGMERILNMMGVQGNERVVCTSFMLRKDARIWWEVVEQSRDVNTMDWDGFKQVFNDKYYNSAVLAAKMDEFTKLTQGNLSVTEYAQKFDRLAKFAKDLVPTDKVRADRFVRGLKPMIARDVEIFSRGAFTYDEVVEMALTAERSEERIWKDNAARRDAKKSGAATSTDNRKRGQDQPSQARNDKRPKPNNDNRPGGNGRRNIPPCPKCTKRHLGECRSGVCYKCGKEGHVKRNCPTWEQSGSKKEQKKDDKYVPARVFTITQAEAEASPFVVTGQIPMANITCKVLFDSGASDSFISSRTVNVVNAPSEIFNVGFGTMLPSGEIVISKNWVKAVPLWIGGRELYVDLIVLDLYDFDVILGMDFLSKYGASIDCKRKKVVFAPEGGDLFEFEGISKKPKTPIISAMRAREMLQHGCLGYLVNIVNETEETERRPEETRVVAEFLDVFPEELPGLPPHREIEFVIDLMPGTTPVSRAPYRMAPAELKELKTQLEELLKLGFIRPS